The genomic interval ATGTTGGCGATAGAACTAACGATGCAACCCGAGTTAACGCAAAACAACTCCGTTGTAGGGTTGTAGGTGAGGGGGGTAATTTAGGTTTAACTCAATTGGCGCGAGTCGAATACTCTTTAAATGGTGGAATGGTATATACCGATTTTATCGATAACTCTGGTGGAGTAAATTGTTCTGATAAAGAAGTAAACATTAAAATTTTACTAAATAGCATTGTGGCAAGTGGCGATTTGACACCCAAACAACGAAATGAACTTTTAATGGAGATGACGGATGAAGTGAGCAGGTTAGTTCTGAGAGATAATTTCTTACAGACGCGAGCAATCAGTTTAACTGCATCTCAACCTCTGCAAGTCTTAGATTTGCAAAGTCGCTATATCAATGAGTTAGAGCGAACAGGAAAAATTGATCGTAGTCTAGAATACCTACCCGACGACAAGGCGATCATGGAGCGCAAATTAATGGGTAAAGGATTGATGCGCCCAAGTATTGCAGTTTTGATGTGCTATAGTAAAACGATTTTGAAAGAACAAATTTTGGCATCAGGCGTTCCGGAAGAAGCGTATATGGAACATTTTTTAACTAGTTCATTTCCAGTACCGTTGCAAGAACGTTTTAGTAAACAAATGCAATCACATCCATTAAGACGAGAAATCATTGCCACAAAATTAAGTAACATTATAGTTAATGAAATGGGCTTTACTTATGTTTATAGATTACAGGATGAAACTGGAGCACCTGTCTCTGCAATTGTCAAAGCTTATATCATTACTCGTTCCGTTCTTAATTTGGAATCTGTTTGGAAACAGATCGAAGAACTAGGGACGAAGATAAGTGCTAAGCAACAAATTGAAATGATGATGTTGTATTCCAGACTTGCAAGACGCATTACTCGTTGGTTCTTGCGTAGTCAACGTAAAGCGGTAGATATTTCAGAAGTAGTACAACTCTATGCAGATGGAGTAGTTGCACTGAAAAAATCAATTCCTTCTATTTTGAGCGAAGAGCGACGTATTCATTATCAAACTCATTATCAAAAGTTTATTGATGAAGGTATTTCGCCCACCTTAGCTCACGAGCTAACTATATCTCGTGGTTTATTTGCGGCAACTGACATGGTTGAAATTGCTTATAAGAGAAATATGAGTGTCGCAAAGGTTGCTGAAATTTATTATGGAGTAGGTGAGTTCTTAGATCTTGCCTGGATAAGAAAACAAATTATTATCCATCCTAGCGAAAATCATTGGGAGTCCTTATCTAGGGAAGCATTACGAGATGATCTAGACTGGCAACAACGTCAACTTACAGCTGGATTAATTAATTATGATAGCGATAACCCTGATTTAGATGCTCGTCTAACTTCCTGGGGTGAATCCCACAGGGCATTACTTCAACGATGGCGTTACATTTTAGCAGATCTGAAAGCAAGTACAGTTCTAAACTATACTATGTTTTTTGTTGCAATCAGAGAGTTGTTGGATTTAACTCAAACGACAGTACAGTCCTATGCATTGGAAGAGCAGGAGGCATAGAATATCGTTATTAGTGGTAACGAGGATAAAATAAATGAACCTGGGTTTAGGCTTCATGCCTTTACCTGAATAACTAAATGATATCCACTTAAGGAAAACTGACTCCTGTTCTTTTGTAGCACGGATTAAGCAAAGTCCCAATCTGGGGAATTGAGGTACAAAATTCCCAGGTTGCGACTGCGTTAAATCCTTGCTACATGCACTATGTTATATCTAAAGAGCATCGTTTTTTAAGCTATTACGAATCGCAAGGAAATAATGCCTTATCATTTTTAATCTTAATTGTTGTTTTCAATAATGATTGGATTATTTACTGACAAATGTGGGACGAGCTTTAGCAATGGGAAATGAATGCAGCTGAAGTGACATAAAAAACATCTACATGTTTTTTATGTCAAACTGAGGATTACTAAGGTACCTTTCTAGTTTTTTCACCTGTATAAAGCTGACGAGGTCTGCCTATTCTTGATTTTGTAGCCACCATTTCCATCCAATGACTCATCCAGCCTACCGTACGTGCAAGGGCGAATACCACAGTAAACATATTTGTGGGGATACCTATAGCACTTAATGTTAATCCCGAATAAAAATCAACATTAGGATAAAGCTTTTTCTCAATAAAATAATCATCTTCAAGAGCAATGCGTTCTAACTCCATTGCTAGCTTGAATAAAGGAGCATCTTTTGCACCCACAGCTTCTAATACATCGTAGCAGGTTTGACGCATTACCTTAGCTCTTGGATCATAACTTTTATATACACGATGACCAAAACCCATTAAACGGAATGGATCATCTTTATCTTTTGCTCGCTTAATATAATGTTGAATTCGATCTACACTGCCGATTTCTTTGAGCATGTTTAAGCAGGCTTCATTTGCACCGCCATGCGCAGGACCCCATAATGCCCCTATGCCTGCAGAAATGCACGCAAAAGGATTAGCACCTGTAGAACCGGCAAGTCTTACGGTTGAAGTCGAGGCATTTTGCTCGTGATCTGCATGTAAAATAAATATAGTATCCATTGCACGTACAAGCACTGGATCGGGCGTTGATTCTTCTGTTGGAACACTAAACATCATGTGTAAGAAGTTTTCAGCGTAGGACATCTTATTTTGAGGATAAATATAAGGCAACCCTATGGAGTATTTATAGCTCATCGCTGCAAAAGTAGGCATTTTTGCAACCATACGAATCGCTGAAATAAAACGATCTTCTGCATTATTCAGATCCATAGTGTCATGGTAGAAAGCAGATAGAGCGCCAACCATTCCTACCATAATTGCCATAGGATGTGCATCACGACGAAAACCATTTAAGAATTGATACATTTGTTGATGTACCATAGTATGGTTATTAATTAAGCCAACAAATTTTCTCTTTTCTTCAGCATTAGGTAACTCGCCATTAAGTAAAAGATAACTTACATCAAGAAAATCTTTTTTCTCAGCAAGTTGCTCTATTGGATAGCCTCGATAGAGCAAAATACCTTTATCGCCATCAATATAGGTAATTTTTGATTCACAGGAAGCAGTTGATAAAAAGCCTTGATCAAAGGTAAATACGCCACGAGCACCCAATTGTGTGATATCAATCACATCGTTACCTAAAGTTGGTGTATAAACAGGTAATTCAAGCGGCTCTTGGCCTTCAATATTGAGTTTAGCTATTTTTTTAGTCATTGCTACTCCTGATTAAGGATTCTTATTGTTTGTGGGTGGCACTATATAAAAATGAGCACTTACAGTCAATTTTATTATGGTTTAGAATTTGAAAGAATTACAGTAGAAAATAATAAAATTATTGAGATAATGTTGTAGTGCAGCATGAACCATAGTTTCTACCTACTAAATTTAAAATTATTAAAAGTTTTCTACTTTTCACTTAGTCATATTTAGTACAGACATTTAATTCAATGCGTCTGTATGCTATTCTTCATCATTAAAATTTTTCATCAAGGATACGTCCAAACTATGGTTTATCTAGCGAAAGAAGTCTTGCCAGTTAATATTGAAGATGAGTTAAAGCAATCCTACCTGGATTATGCAATGAGTGTCATAGTAGGCAGAGCCTTGCCTGATGTACGTGATGGACTTAAGCCTGTTCATCGACGCGTTCTTTACGCGATGAGTGAATTAGGTAATGATTGGAATAAACCTTATAAAAAATCTGCACGTGTTGTAGGGGATGTGATTGGTAAATACCACCCACATGGTGATACAGCAGTTTATGATACGATTGTTCGTATGGCACAGCCTTTTTCGATGCGCTATCTTTTGGTAGATGGTCAGGGTAACTTCGGTTCAGTTGATGGTGATGCCCCAGCAGCAATGAGGTATACCGAAGTAAGAATGTCTAAAGTCGCGCATGCTTTGTTAGCTGATTTGGAAAAAGAGACGGTCGATTTTAGTCCTAACTATGATGAAACCGAATTTGCCCCGGTAGTATTGCCTTCAAGAGTACCTAATTTATTGGTGAATGGTTCTTCCGGTATTGCCGTAGGAATGGCGACTAATATTCCACCCCATAATCTTACTGAAGTGATTAATGCATGCATTGCTTTAGTTGATGATCCTGAAATTGGTTTAGAAGAGATTATGCAAATTATTCCTGGCCCTGACTTTCCTACTGCTGCCATCATTAATGGTAGAGCTGGAATCATTCAAGGTTATCGTACAGGAAAAGGACGCGCTATTATTCGAGCGCGAACAGAAATTGAAACTGATGAAGATTCTGGTCGTCAATCGATCATCATTACTGAACTTCCTTATCAAGTGAATAAAGCACGTTTGGTTGAGCGAATTGCTGAATTGGTAAGAGACAAGAAAATTGAAGGAATTTCCGGCTTAAGGGATGAATCAGATAAGCAAGGAATGCGTGTCGTTATTGAGTTGAAACGACAAGAAATTGCAGATGTTATTTTAAATAACCTATACACGCAAACTCAAATGCAAAATGTTTTTGGAATTAACATGGTTGCATTGGTTGATGGACAACCGCGTACTTTGAATTTGAAACAAATTTTAGAGTATTTTATTAAACATAGGCGTGAAGTAGTAACGAGACGAACTTTATTTGAATTGAAAAAAGCGCGAAGTCGCGCGCATTTGTTAGAGGGGCTAGGAATTGCTTTAGCTAATATCGATGAGATGATTGCTTTAATTAAACAGTCACCAACTCCTCAAGATGCAAAACAAGCTTTACTTGCAAAACTATGGCAACCAGGTTTAGTTAAAACAATGTTGGAGCGAGCAGGTTCGGATGCTTCACGTCCTGATGATTTGGCAGCTGAATTTGGTTTGAGTGCTGAAGGTTATAAGTTATCAGAGGCACAAGCTCAGGCAATTCTTGAGTTAAGACTTCATCGCCTCACTGCTCTTGAACAAGATAAAATTTTGGACGAATTTGAAGAGTTATTAAAGCTTATTCGAGAATTATTAGAAATATTGGCCTCACCAGAACGGTTGATGCAAGTCATTCGTGATGAATTTGTTGAAATAAAAACTCAATTTGGTGATGAGCGTCGTACTGAAATTATTGAATCCCAAGAAGACTTAACTATTGAAGATTTAATTACCGAAGAAAACGTTGTTGTAACATTATCCCATCAAGGGTATGTTAAGTATCAACCAATTACTGCATATCAGGCCCAGCGTCGTGGAGGCAAAGGAAAATCTGCTACAAATGTTAAAGATGAAGATTTTGTTTCTCGTTTAGTTATTGCAAGTACCCATGATACTTTGCTCTGCTTTTCGAATCATGGAAAACTATACTGGTTAAAAGCTTATGAGCTACCTTTAGCGAGTCGTATTTCTCGTGGCAGACCAATAATTAATATATTACCACTTGCTGAAGGAGAAGAAATTAATGCCATGCTTCCGGTAAGAGAATATTTTGACGGATATTATGTATTTATGGCAACAAAAAAGGGTACCGTTAAAAAAGTACCTTTAAATGCCTTTAGCAGACCACGATCTAATGGAATTATTGCTGTAGATCTGGATGAAGATGATAGTTTGGTTGGTGTGGATATTACTGATGGCAGCAAAGATATTATGTTGTTTACTGATGCGGGTAAGGTTGTTCGTTTTGATGAAAATAAAGTACGACCTATGGGGCGTACTGCCCGTGGAGTGCGAGGTATTCGTATCGAAGAAGAACAGGCGGTAATTTCTTTAGTTGTTGCTCATCCTGACGGAACTATCTTGACTGCAACAGAAAATGGCTATGGTAAACGTACTTCAATTGATGAGTATCGCGTTTCTGGACGTGGGGGGCAAGGCGTAATTTCAATTCAGGTGAATGAACGTAATGGTAAAGTGGTTCGCTCAGTGCAAGTAACTGATGCAGATGAAGCCATGCTGATCACCGATAAAGGCACATTGGTGCGCTTTAAAGTCAATGAATTATCGGTTATTGGCAGAAATACCCAAGGTGTTCGTCTTATTAATGTGAGTTCAGGTGAAAAAGTAGTTGGAATGCAAAAAATTGAAGACTTAGGCGAGGATTCCAATGATATAAATAATGATGCAGTTGAACTTGAAGAAAGTAGTGATGACAACTCGAGTATATAATTTTGGTGCTGGACCTGCGATGCTTCCGGAGTGCATACTTCGAGAAGCTCAAGCAGAGTTCCTTGACTGGCAAAATTTAGGTATCTCTGTTCTTGAGGTTGGGCATCGTAGTTCTGAGTTTATGACCTTATTAAACAATGCGGAACAAACACTAAGAGAATTATTAACTATCCCTGAAAATTACCAGATCCTCTTTTTAGGAGGGGCTGCTCGTACGCAATTTGCGATGATTCCCATGAATCTTTTGCATCCGTATGAACAAGCAGGTTATGTGGTTACTGGAATATGGTCACATATAGCTTTTTCTGAGGCGCAGCATTTGAAAAAAGCATATTGTATCGTCAATAGTGAAAAAAATGGCTATAAAAGTATTCCTTGTCCGCAAGACTGGGACATCAATGAAAATACCGCTTATGTTTATTATACAGCCAATGAAACGGTGAATGGTGTTCAGTTTTCCTATGTGCCTCCGATTAAAGGAATTCCTTTGGTTGCTGATATGACTTCTTCTCTACTGAGTGAGCCTTTGGATGTTAGTAAATTTGGTTTGATTTTTGCGGGTGCGCAGAAAAATATAGCTAATGCAGGTTTAACTATAGTGATTATACGGGATGATTTATTAGAAAGAGTGCCAAATCCTCCGGTACCAACTATGCTTCATTATAAAACTCAAGCGGAACATCATTCCCTTTATGCTACTCCGCCGGTATTTAATTGTTATCTAGCCGATAAAATGTTTCGTTGGATAAAAGCACAAGGTGGAGTTGATGCAATGTATCGGCTCAATTGCCAAAAGGCAACTAAATTATATCAGTATTTAGATAGTTCAGAATTTTATAGTACTGACATAGATAATGAAGCGCGCTCTATGGTGAATGTCTGTTTTTCTCTTAAGAATGCTGGGTTAGAAAGTGAATTTCTTAGATTGGCACAATTAAGAGGTTTATATGCATTAAAAGGTCATAGGTTGGTAGGTGGGATTCGTGCGAGTCTTTATAATGCCATGCCTATAGCTGGAGTAGATGCTTTAATTGAATTCATGTCTGAATTTGCAAAGGAAAATAGCCTGTGAAAATACACAATTTTATAAGCAAACCTGTTGCCTCGATAAAAGGAGAAATTGCTGTCCCTGGTGATAAGTCGATATCACATCGCTCCATCATTTTTGGTTCCATTGCAAAAGGAACAACGGTTATTAATGGATTTTTAGATGGGGATGATTGCCTCGCCACCTTGAAAGCATTTCAAGCAATGGGCGTTACAATAGAAGGCCCTGATGAACAACAAGTAGTGATTTATGGTGTAGGGAAACATGGTTTAAAAAAACCAGAACAGGTCATTGATTGTGGAAACTCAGGAACCAGTATTCGGCTATTAGCTGGATTGTTAGCAGCACAATCTTTTGATAGTCAATTAACTGGAGATGAGAGCCTTTTGAAAAGGCCGATGCTGCGAATTAGCAAACCACTTGCTTTAATGGGGGCTGATATTTCAACAGTTGATGGAAAACCACCGATTACTATTAAGGGTGGAAAAAAACTTCATGGAATCGATTATGTCATGCCAGAAGCAAGTGCCCAAGTTAAGTCATGTATTTTGTTAGCTGCTCTGTATGCCGAAGGCGAAACATCGATCACTGAAACAGGGGTGAGCCGTGATCATACAGAGCTCATGCTAAAAAATTTTGCCTATCCAATAAATCGCTCAGGAAATACCCTGATAATTAATTCTGATCATGAGTGCGTAGCTACTGAAATATATGTTCCTGGCGATATTTCTTCAGCTGCATTTTTCATTGTTGCAGCAACAATTATACCTGGATCGGATATACTCATACGCAATGTCGGGATTAATCAGACACGTACGGGAATTATACACATCCTGTTGGAAATGGGGGCTAAGATCACTCTTTTAAATCAGCGCCAGCTTGGCGAAGAGTGGGTTGCTGATCTGCGCGTTCAATATGCTCATTTGAAAGGAATTAATATATCTGCAAATATGGTTCCGCTTGCAATTGACGAATTTCCTGTTATTTTTATAGCCGCTGCTTGTGCTCGTGGACAAACTACTCTTCGTGGTGCAAGTGAGTTACGTTTTAAAGAAAGTGATCGAATTGCTGCTATGGTTGATGGTCTAAAAAAATTAGGAATTCAAGCAGAGGCATTAGATGATGGCATTTTCATTGAAGGAGGCACTTTACAAGGAGGTATTGTTGAAAGCAAAGATGATCATCGTATTGCTATGTCTTTTGCTGTTGCAGGAGCTGTAGCTAGTGCCCCAGTTACTGTTAGAAATTGCGCTAATGTAGCTACCTCATTTCCTTTGTTTGTAGAAACAGCCAAGCAACTTCAACTTCAAATAGAGGAAACAGTTGATAATGTACAATGAAAATGTACCTGTAATAACCCTAGATGGACCAAGTGGAACTGGTAAAGGAACTTTATGTCAGTTGCTTGCAAAGCATCTGAAATGGAATATGCTTGATAGCGGTGCAATTTACCGTGTCTTAGCCTATGCCGCGAGAAAAAATAATATTGTTCCCCCTGATCCAAAACAATTAGTAGTACTTGCTCGTTCTCTTAATTTACGCTTTGATTTTTCAGATGAGTATGGTTCACGCGCAATTCTTGATAATGTAGATGTCAGTCGTGAAATTCGAAGTGAGCAATGTGGCCAGGACGCATCACAGATCGCCGCTATTCCTGAAGTAAGAGAAGCTTTGCTTGAACGTCAACGTAATTTTGCTCAACCCCCAGGTCTGGTGACTGATGGTAGAGATATGGGTACTGTAGTTTTCCCTAATGCTATTTTGAAAATATTTTTATATGCGAATCCAGAAGAAAGAGCAAATAGACGATATTTACAGTTGAAAGAAAAAGGAATTAATGTTAGCCTCGCGCAGGTTGTAGAAGAATTGGCTACGCGTGATGTAAGGGATACTGCACGAACGCATGCGCCATTGAAACCTGCGGCTGATGCAGTACAAATTGATACAACCAGATTATCCATTGTACAAGTGTTCGATAATGTATTAAACTTAATTAATGAACGTCTATACAGTGTTTAAGTGTTTGTTGGGGGAAAGGTGAGTGGGACTCATTCTTTCGTTTTTTTACTAAAGAGTTTATAAACATGTCTGAAAGTTTCAAAGAATTGTTTGAGCAAAGTATTGCCGGCGCTCAATTTTATCCTGGTGCAATTATTAATGCTAAAGTTATTGGTATTGATAGTGATTATGTCATTTTAAATGCGGGTCTAAAATCTGAAGGAATTGTACCTAAAGAAGAATTTTATGACAAAGATGGCGCATTAGAAGTAAATTTGGGTGATACGGTTGAAGTAGCCTTGGATTCTGTGGAAGATGGCTATGGCGAAACAATCCTTTCAAGAGAAAAAGCAAAACGTCAGGAAGCTTGGCGTAAATTATCCAAATCACATGAAAGCAATGAAACAGTTACAGGCCTTATTTCTGGAAAAGTTAAGGGTGGTTTTACTGTTGAAATTGGTTCCATACGCGCATTCTTACCTGGATCATTAGTAGATGTCAGACCTGTAAGAGATCCTTCTTATCTTGAAGGCAAAGAGCTTGAATTCAAAGTAATCAAAATGGATTTAAAGCGTAATAATATTGTGGTATCACGTCGTGCAGTTGTTGAAGAAGAAAGTAGTGCTGATAGACAAGCATTGCTTGAGTCCCTACATGATGGCCAAGAGCTTCATGGTATTGTTAAAAATCTTACCGACTACGGTGCATTTATTGACCTAGGTGGTATCGATGGTTTACTGCATATCACTGATATTTCTTGGAAACGAGTGAAACATCCGAGTGAAGTATTATCCGTTGGCCAGGACATAAAAGTAAAAGTATTAAGTTTTGATAGCGAACGCAACCGTGTTTCTTTAGGCATGAAGCAACTAGGAAACGATCCTTGGGTTGATCTCGTTGAACGTTATCCTATAGGTAAAAAATTACAAGGCAAAGTAACCAACATTACTGATTATGGTTGCTTCGTGGAAATTGAAGAAGGTGTTGAAGGCCTAGTTCACATGTCTGAAATGGATTGGACCAACAAAAACGTACATCCAAGCAAAGTGGTTGCTCTGGGTGATGTTGTTGATGTTATGGTTCTTGAAATTGATGAAGAAAGACGTCGTATTTCTTTAGGTATGAAACAATGTGTTGGCAATCCTTGGCAACAATTTGCTGCAAGTTACAATAAAGGACAAAAAGTAAGTGGTAAGATTCGTTCAATTACTGACTTTGGAATCTTTATTGGTTTAGATGGAGATATCGATGGCTTAGTTCATTTATCTGATATTTCTTGGACAACTCCTGGCGAAGAAGCAGTAAAACAATACAAAAAAGGACAAGAGATTGAAGCAGTTATCCTAGCTATTGATCCTGAACGCGAGCGTATTTCTTTAGGAATTAAACAACTTGAAGGGGACAGCTTCGCAAGTTTTGTAGATGAGTACACTAAAGGTGCAATAGTTAAAGGTACGGTTACTGCCGTAGATGCAAAAACAGTTACTGTAGCATTAGCTGATGATATTACAGGTACTATTCGCGCAAGTGAATTATCTGATGACCGTGTTGATGATGCCACTGCTGTTGTCAAAGAAGGTGATGAAATTGAAGCAAAAATCATAAATGTTGATCGTAAAAATCGCTCAATCACACTTTCAGTAAAAGCAAAAGACGCACAAGATGAAGCAGATGCCATTAAGAAGTATTCCAGAACCGAAGGTTCTTCGACTACAACTTTAGGTGATTTGCTCAAGGAAAAAATGGCTAGTAAAGAAAGTGAATAATTTTTACTGCTAATGAGTTAAAAAGCGTAGATATATCTACGCTTTTTTTGTTTTGTTAACCTGGGTGAAATGAGATGTAGCCCAGGTTAGTATAGTTATTGTTTCCTAGATGATTCATGGTATTACCCTGAATCTTCTGTATAATTTGCAGAAAAGCTACGTTTGATACATTTTGAATAAAAATTACTCTCAAAAGCGCAGCATAAATTATTATGCGGGCATTTTTGAGAATTATTTTCATCCAACCTGAATTCAAATCTGACTTTTCCCCAGGTTTTTGACTAAGAAACAGGGTTTTACCCATGCTACAAAAAAGGAAGACTTCAATGCGCATATTAGTGCTAGTTATTTATATTCTTCTTATTGTTATTGGTGTTAGCTTTGCTGCCTTAAATGCGACATCGGTAGATGTTAATTTTTATTTTGAAACACTATCAATGCCTATTTCTGTTTTGATGACGATTATGCTGGGGATTGGTGTTTTAATAGGTTTTATATTTTTTATAGCACGCTATTGGCGCTTAAAAGCAGAGTGTCACAGACTCAAAAATCAATTAAAATTAACTGAAAAAGAAATTAAGAACTTACGTTCAATCCCATTGCAAGATCAACACTAGTTTTATTATTATAAATATAACATGCACAGAGGAGGGTAATAATGATAGATTTATGGCCATTACTATTGCCTGCTGCTGCGTGGTCAGGTTGGTGGATGGCAAATCGTAGCAAATCAAAAGATATTCCAAACCTTGCTAATCGCTTATCTCGTGAATATGTTGTAGGGCTTAATTATTTATTAAATGAACAGTCTGATAAGGCTGTTGATATATTTATTAAGTTATTAGAAGTAGACAGTGATACGGTTGAGACTCATCTTGCTTTGGGAAGTTTATTCAGGCGTCGGGGGGAAGTTGATCGGGCTATTCGTATTCATCAAAATTTAATTGCTAGACCTCAATTAAGCTTGGTGCAAAAAAAAGAATCTTTAATGGCTTTAGGCCAAGATTATATGAGTGCGGGTTTATTCGATAGGGCAGAGCGAATTTTTTTAGAAGTGGTTGAATTAGGCGGCTCGAAAGAGACCCGTAGCCTACATGGTTTGTTGGCGATTTATCAACAAGAAAAAGCATGGGAAAAGGCATTAGATGTAATTAAAAAATTAGAAATTACAACGGGTACAAGTTTTCATCATCAAGCAGCTCATTATTATTGTGAGATGGCAAGTCAAGCATTGAAAACAAACTCTTTAGACAAGGCTGCTTATTGTATTAAACAAGCAATTAATGTTGATGTGGCTTCTGTGCGTGCGAGTTTAATGCATGCAAGCTTAGAAATGAAAGAAGGGCGTTACAAACAAGCAATTCGCTCATTAAAAAGAGTTCCTCAACAAGATGCTGATTTTTTAACGGAGATTATTGAACCTTTAGTTTTATGTCATAAAGAATTAGATACCATGGATGAATGCATTAAATATCTTGAGCAAACTTTAGCGGATAATCCTCGTGCTTCAGTAATTTTTGTTATCGCGGAATATTTAAAACAACAAAAAAATATGGATGCAGCAATAGATTTTGTAGCTGATAATTTGAGCAAACATCCATCCATACGCGGTTTAAACCAATTAATTTATTGGCATCTTGAATCTGCCCATGGAAAAGTACGCGACAAATTACAAATGCTTTAT from Legionella sainthelensi carries:
- the gltA gene encoding citrate synthase, which codes for MTKKIAKLNIEGQEPLELPVYTPTLGNDVIDITQLGARGVFTFDQGFLSTASCESKITYIDGDKGILLYRGYPIEQLAEKKDFLDVSYLLLNGELPNAEEKRKFVGLINNHTMVHQQMYQFLNGFRRDAHPMAIMVGMVGALSAFYHDTMDLNNAEDRFISAIRMVAKMPTFAAMSYKYSIGLPYIYPQNKMSYAENFLHMMFSVPTEESTPDPVLVRAMDTIFILHADHEQNASTSTVRLAGSTGANPFACISAGIGALWGPAHGGANEACLNMLKEIGSVDRIQHYIKRAKDKDDPFRLMGFGHRVYKSYDPRAKVMRQTCYDVLEAVGAKDAPLFKLAMELERIALEDDYFIEKKLYPNVDFYSGLTLSAIGIPTNMFTVVFALARTVGWMSHWMEMVATKSRIGRPRQLYTGEKTRKVP
- the serC gene encoding 3-phosphoserine/phosphohydroxythreonine transaminase codes for the protein MTTRVYNFGAGPAMLPECILREAQAEFLDWQNLGISVLEVGHRSSEFMTLLNNAEQTLRELLTIPENYQILFLGGAARTQFAMIPMNLLHPYEQAGYVVTGIWSHIAFSEAQHLKKAYCIVNSEKNGYKSIPCPQDWDINENTAYVYYTANETVNGVQFSYVPPIKGIPLVADMTSSLLSEPLDVSKFGLIFAGAQKNIANAGLTIVIIRDDLLERVPNPPVPTMLHYKTQAEHHSLYATPPVFNCYLADKMFRWIKAQGGVDAMYRLNCQKATKLYQYLDSSEFYSTDIDNEARSMVNVCFSLKNAGLESEFLRLAQLRGLYALKGHRLVGGIRASLYNAMPIAGVDALIEFMSEFAKENSL
- a CDS encoding LapA family protein, which gives rise to MRILVLVIYILLIVIGVSFAALNATSVDVNFYFETLSMPISVLMTIMLGIGVLIGFIFFIARYWRLKAECHRLKNQLKLTEKEIKNLRSIPLQDQH
- the rpsA gene encoding 30S ribosomal protein S1 — encoded protein: MSESFKELFEQSIAGAQFYPGAIINAKVIGIDSDYVILNAGLKSEGIVPKEEFYDKDGALEVNLGDTVEVALDSVEDGYGETILSREKAKRQEAWRKLSKSHESNETVTGLISGKVKGGFTVEIGSIRAFLPGSLVDVRPVRDPSYLEGKELEFKVIKMDLKRNNIVVSRRAVVEEESSADRQALLESLHDGQELHGIVKNLTDYGAFIDLGGIDGLLHITDISWKRVKHPSEVLSVGQDIKVKVLSFDSERNRVSLGMKQLGNDPWVDLVERYPIGKKLQGKVTNITDYGCFVEIEEGVEGLVHMSEMDWTNKNVHPSKVVALGDVVDVMVLEIDEERRRISLGMKQCVGNPWQQFAASYNKGQKVSGKIRSITDFGIFIGLDGDIDGLVHLSDISWTTPGEEAVKQYKKGQEIEAVILAIDPERERISLGIKQLEGDSFASFVDEYTKGAIVKGTVTAVDAKTVTVALADDITGTIRASELSDDRVDDATAVVKEGDEIEAKIINVDRKNRSITLSVKAKDAQDEADAIKKYSRTEGSSTTTLGDLLKEKMASKESE
- the gyrA gene encoding DNA gyrase subunit A, which encodes MVYLAKEVLPVNIEDELKQSYLDYAMSVIVGRALPDVRDGLKPVHRRVLYAMSELGNDWNKPYKKSARVVGDVIGKYHPHGDTAVYDTIVRMAQPFSMRYLLVDGQGNFGSVDGDAPAAMRYTEVRMSKVAHALLADLEKETVDFSPNYDETEFAPVVLPSRVPNLLVNGSSGIAVGMATNIPPHNLTEVINACIALVDDPEIGLEEIMQIIPGPDFPTAAIINGRAGIIQGYRTGKGRAIIRARTEIETDEDSGRQSIIITELPYQVNKARLVERIAELVRDKKIEGISGLRDESDKQGMRVVIELKRQEIADVILNNLYTQTQMQNVFGINMVALVDGQPRTLNLKQILEYFIKHRREVVTRRTLFELKKARSRAHLLEGLGIALANIDEMIALIKQSPTPQDAKQALLAKLWQPGLVKTMLERAGSDASRPDDLAAEFGLSAEGYKLSEAQAQAILELRLHRLTALEQDKILDEFEELLKLIRELLEILASPERLMQVIRDEFVEIKTQFGDERRTEIIESQEDLTIEDLITEENVVVTLSHQGYVKYQPITAYQAQRRGGKGKSATNVKDEDFVSRLVIASTHDTLLCFSNHGKLYWLKAYELPLASRISRGRPIINILPLAEGEEINAMLPVREYFDGYYVFMATKKGTVKKVPLNAFSRPRSNGIIAVDLDEDDSLVGVDITDGSKDIMLFTDAGKVVRFDENKVRPMGRTARGVRGIRIEEEQAVISLVVAHPDGTILTATENGYGKRTSIDEYRVSGRGGQGVISIQVNERNGKVVRSVQVTDADEAMLITDKGTLVRFKVNELSVIGRNTQGVRLINVSSGEKVVGMQKIEDLGEDSNDINNDAVELEESSDDNSSI
- the cmk gene encoding (d)CMP kinase, which produces MYNENVPVITLDGPSGTGKGTLCQLLAKHLKWNMLDSGAIYRVLAYAARKNNIVPPDPKQLVVLARSLNLRFDFSDEYGSRAILDNVDVSREIRSEQCGQDASQIAAIPEVREALLERQRNFAQPPGLVTDGRDMGTVVFPNAILKIFLYANPEERANRRYLQLKEKGINVSLAQVVEELATRDVRDTARTHAPLKPAADAVQIDTTRLSIVQVFDNVLNLINERLYSV
- the aroA gene encoding 3-phosphoshikimate 1-carboxyvinyltransferase; the encoded protein is MKIHNFISKPVASIKGEIAVPGDKSISHRSIIFGSIAKGTTVINGFLDGDDCLATLKAFQAMGVTIEGPDEQQVVIYGVGKHGLKKPEQVIDCGNSGTSIRLLAGLLAAQSFDSQLTGDESLLKRPMLRISKPLALMGADISTVDGKPPITIKGGKKLHGIDYVMPEASAQVKSCILLAALYAEGETSITETGVSRDHTELMLKNFAYPINRSGNTLIINSDHECVATEIYVPGDISSAAFFIVAATIIPGSDILIRNVGINQTRTGIIHILLEMGAKITLLNQRQLGEEWVADLRVQYAHLKGINISANMVPLAIDEFPVIFIAAACARGQTTLRGASELRFKESDRIAAMVDGLKKLGIQAEALDDGIFIEGGTLQGGIVESKDDHRIAMSFAVAGAVASAPVTVRNCANVATSFPLFVETAKQLQLQIEETVDNVQ